AAGGAGGAACCGGAGGGAGGGACTTGCATAAGAGCTCCTGGGACTGAGGACGAGCCGGCATCACGCAGCGAACCACACAGGGACGCAAGGTCGACCAGAAATCAACGGGATCGAACAACGAGCCCCATAAGACCCGTTCGGTCCGTCGAACGTCAAGGGTCGTGCGTCACCCTTTTGAAACTTGAGGGAAAGGAGCAGGTGGACGGGCAGAGACCCTGCGGACATCCCGCGGAAGCTGAGCAGGATTCATTTTCTGCGAAGCCACAAGACGGACGCGTGGCCTGCGACTTGGCCCGATCGGTGAGCGCAACTCAGGTTTTGGCGCTCCTCGCGCTCTCATGACTTGAGGCAACCGCACGAAAGCGGCAGCCTCACCTGGATCCCCACGTCTGTTGGTTTCCTTGTTCACGACTAGGCATGGACACACGCGCCTGACGACCCACTCGTCTTGCGCCAGGAGTGAGCGAACTTGTTTGACCTTGTTGAGCTTCCAACTCCCCTTCCTGTCCCCTCCGGCGACTCCGGCTCGGCCGCCCATAAGAGGAGATCCCCCGCAGGCGCATCGATCACAGAAACCGGAAAACGAGTAGACCCTCAACCCGTGGGCCAGACCGGTCGATGCAGGAAGTGTTTGGCCGGGAGGCTGAGCCGTGCGCATCATGAGGGACACGCGCACCATCGAGATCTTTCACCGACCGACCAACCCTCCACCGACCTAGCCGCCTTCAGGGCCGCCGACGTTCCATTTACCCGGGATGCCATAGGTCGGTTTCAGACAGCGACATCAGCTGCCGCACCTGCGGGACTCGACTGGTTGAGGAAGATCGCTGATCAATGAGGCAGTCGGCCTAGCCAAGCTTGGCGAGCGCGGCGGCGTAGTCGGCCGCATCTTCCACAAGGCCCAGAACCGCCTCCGCCGCCCAGTGCACCTCCAGAACCTGATTCAACGGGTCAGGGAGGGGCTCCCGTGGTGGGACGAGCGGCCGGAGTGGCGCGTCCCGGTCTTCGACGCATTCCTCGCCCGGTGCGGTCAAGGCCACCGGACCGCCGCAGGCCAGTACTCCACCCACCGGGAGCTGATCGACGCCATCGTCGCGTGCTGCCGTCCGACCGTCGAGGACACGATCGTGGACCCGGCCGCAGGCACCGGGGGATTTTCTGGTGCGGTCCTTCGAGCACATCGCCCGGCACCTCCCGCCGGGCGTCCCGCCCGCCCAGCGGGAGCAGCCGGCCCACGGCGCGATCCGCGGGACGGAACTGGTGGACGCGACGGCGCGCCTCGCCACCATGAACCTGTTCTTGCACGGCGTCGAGCGCCTCGACGGCAACCGGACGGCCATCGAGGTGCGGGACTCCCTCGCGGTAAGCCCCCGCCGCCGGGCCACCCTCGTCCTCACTGATCCGCCCATGGGGCAGCGACGCTCAGTGACCTCGTCCACCGGCGCGTCCGGCCTCCGAGGTACGGGACAGACCAGCCCACCAAGGGTCTGCCGATCATCAACCCGTCGTCTTGATCTCGCTGTTGGGATTGCTGTTTTGGGTGGCGACTTCGACTCGGAGGCTGCCAAGGCGGTCGGTGGGGTGGCGGCGGGCGCAAGCCCGCACGTCTCACGGCCCTGACCTGCGGAAACACCCAAACGCTAGATCTTGGACTTGACCAGAGTACGCAGCACTTCGGACTCCCGGAAGACGGCTCCCTGCCTGCTTTGTACAGGTCAAAGGCGGTCTTCGCTCTACACCGGCGCGCGTCGGGACTCGACGATTTCAGATGCCGACTTTATTGACGGCACATCAGACACATGCCGATACCGCATCACTCATGCCCGTCATCGCCGGCAACAAGACCAAAGGACGCAAGCGGTAACTGAGCACCGACGCCCTCGGCGGCCTGGTCACGGATGCGCCAGGGCACCTTTCCGGACCGTTTGACCCCGTCTTGGCTTCGCTGCCGCGAGGAGTTCGGTTGCTACGACAGCGTTCGAAGGAGACCCCAGGAGATCAAGGAGTCGGCGAGCCCGGCCGCCAAGCCAGAAGGGCCCTCCGGGGCAGCAGTAACCCGTGAGGCATCCCACAAGCGCGCCGATCGGTTGGCGCCCGGACGGCGAGGGGGCTATCGTCGACAAGTAGAACGACCGGTCTTCCTCCCACGTGAGGAAGGGTCTATATCGACCTTCCCGGCTGGGCTGCCTCCAGGCCG
Above is a genomic segment from Streptomyces fodineus containing:
- a CDS encoding N-6 DNA methylase, which gives rise to MRSFEHIARHLPPGVPPAQREQPAHGAIRGTELVDATARLATMNLFLHGVERLDGNRTAIEVRDSLAVSPRRRATLVLTDPPMGQRRSVTSSTGASGLRGTGQTSPPRVCRSSTRRLDLAVGIAVLGGDFDSEAAKAVGGVAAGASPHVSRP